The DNA window CAACTTCACCCTCGTGCACGACGATATCATGGATCGCGCCGATACGCGCCGGGGACGCGAGACGGTCCATCGGAAGTGGGATGAGAACATCGCGATCCTGGTCGGAGACGAACTGATGGGCATCGCGTACAAAACCCTGCTGAACACTGAGAAAGGGGATGTACGCATGATGACACGCGTCTTCACCGACGGTGTGATTGAAGTGTGTGAGGGGCAGAGTTATGACAAGGAATTTGAAAACCTGCCGTCCGTCACCGAAGAGCAGTACCTGATGATGATCGGGAAGAAAACCGGCTGGCTCGTTGCCATTTCCGCAGAAATCGGGGCAATTATTGGTGGCGCGCACGAGAAGGAGCGTGCTGCGTTGCTCGAGTACGCACGTTGCGTCGGACGCGCTTTCCAGGTACAGGACGACTTGCTCGATATCGTTGCTGACGAGCGCACGCTTGGCAAACCCATCGGCGGCGACATCATCGAAGGAAAGAAAACCTGGCTGCTGGTCAACGCACTGCAGCGGGCGGAAGGTGACGACCTTGCACTGCTCCAGAGTGTCGCGACGCGGCAGGCGACGCATGAAGGGCTGGTACACCGGGTCAAGAGCATATATGAACGTATCGGTGTGCTTGACAGCGCGCGGGAAAAAATTGCGCATGATACCGCAGCCGCCGCAGCCGCACTGCAGGAACTTGAAGACAACGAAGGCCGGAGCATGCTCGGCTGGCTCGCACAGATGCTGCTCGAACGCAAACACTGAATTCCATGATCGAACGCGAAATAACCATAAAGAACCGCACGGGACTGCATACGCGTCCCGCCGCTACGCTGGTGAAAACCGCGGCACGCTTCGCGTCGGAATTCTACATCAAGAAGGACGACTTTGAGATCAACGGGAAAAGCATCATCGGTGTCATGACACTTGCGGCCGAACAGGGATCCACCCTGCGGCTCACGTTTGAAGGTGCGGATGAGGACGAAATGGCTGATGCGGTCACGGAGCTTTTTGAGAACGGCTTCGGCGAACTCTGAGCGCTAACACAGGGAAGCAATCTTGAATACGGAAGCAAAGGAAATCATTCTCAAGGGACTGCCATCATCCGGCGGCATCGCCATGGGTCCCGCCTATGTGTACGAGAGGGAAGAGGTGTACGTCACCGAGCGCATCCTCTCGGAAAGCGAATTGCTGCTCGAAGGGAAACTGCTCGAAGATGCACTCGAGCGTTCCCGTCAAGAGGTACAGAAAATCATTCGTTTCGCGCGGGAAAAACTCAACGAGGAAGCGGCCAGCATTTTCGAAGCGCAGCTCGCGATGCTCGATGACCCGGTTATGCTCTCGGCGCTGCAATCACGACTGCGTGAGGAAAAAAAGAACGCAGACTTCCTCATCTATGATGAACTGAAGAAATACAAGTCCATGCTGGGTGATGCCGACGACGAGCTGCTGCGTGATCGCGTGACAGACCTCGACGAAGTCGGCCAGCGTATCATGCGCAATCTGCAGAAGAAGCGCCTGCATTCCACCGTCGAGGGCGAGCATGTCATCATCGCCTCTCAGCTCACCCCGTCGGATACCATTCTGTTCAGCAGGAATGACGTCCTTGGCTATGCCACCGATCTGGGTGGAATCACCTCGCACGCAGCCATTCTCGCTCGCTCATTGAAAATTCCGGCCGTCACCGCTCTGCAGCAGAGCATGGAACTTATACGCACCGGCGATGAAGTGATACTTGATGGTCAGCGGGGACTCGTCATTGTCAATCCTTCCGAGGAGCATCGGGAAGAGTATCGTCTCAAACTCGAGAACATCGCGCAATTCGAAGCAGACTTGAAAGGTCTCGGAGATCTGCCCTGCGAGACGCAGGACGGACACAAGGTCGAACTTTCCGCCAATGCGGAATTCATCAATGAACTCGAATACGTTGTCACGCAGGGGTCAAAGGGAATCGGACTCTATCGCACGGAGCATCTGTACATCGAAAAAGGTGATTTCCCTTCCGAACAGGAACAGTACGTCGAGTACAGCGAAATTGCACATATGATGTACCCGCAGCCAGTAATCTTCCGGACATTCGATATCGGGGGAGACAAGCTGCTGGACTCTGACGTTGCCGAATCGAACCCATTCCTCGGGTGGCGAGGTATTCGGATGATGCTCGACAAACCCGTCATCTTCCGGCAGCAGCTTCGCGCGCTGCTGCGCGCCTCGACGATGAAAAACATCAAGATCATGTTTCCCATGATTTCCGGTGTCACCGAAATCGAAGAAGTGCTGGAGATGCTTGAGGATGTGAAAACGGAACTGCGGGGTGAAGGCGTTGCGTTTGACGAGCATATGGAACTCGGTCTGATGATCGAGGTCCCTTCCGCCGTGTTCGTCGCCGATGAACTTGCGAAGCACGTCAGTTTCTTCAGCATCGGCACCAACGATCTCGTGCAATATCTGATGGCAGTTGACCGCAACAATGAGCTGATCGCCGATCTGTATCAGGAGTTTCATCCCGCAGTGCTGCGCGCGATTCGCACGACCGTGGAAACCGGACATGCCAACGGACTCTGGGTGGGAATGTGCGGAGAAATGGCCGGGAATCCCCTGGCGACACCGCTGCTGCTGGGACTCGGACTCGATGAGTTTTCCATGGTGCCGTCAGTGATCCCCGAAGTGAAGACCATCATTCGCTCAACCAGCTACAAGGAAGCACGCAAGGTCGCGGCGGAGGCTCTGCGGAAAAGCAGCGCACGCGATGTACGCAGCTACCTGAGTGCCTACATGCATCAGCGTTTCCCGGAACTCTTCGCCACCATGGTCAACGGTCTCGGCAGGCATGAGGAGCATGGCGCATGACAGTTGCGGGTTTGAATACTGCAGAAGCTGTTGTCGCGCTGAGGAATATTGTGAGGAACGGAACGTATGGAGAACGTTATGAGTGAACTGATTCGCATTGATGATACAAATTGCAGGGACAGCCTGAGCGCCGCGCAGTGGGACGCCTCACGGGAACGGATCACGTCAGCCGCCGATACGCTGCATGGGAAAAATGGGGCGGGCAGTGATTTCCTGGGATGGATGACCTTGCCCGGGGAAGCGCGTGAACAGCTTCAGCGGCTCGAGAATACGGCCGCAGCAATGCGTGCGCAGTCTGATGTCATCGTTGTCATCGGCATCGGCGGTTCCTATC is part of the bacterium genome and encodes:
- a CDS encoding polyprenyl synthetase family protein yields the protein MNDFLQRYNKYREIIDHRVATVIDRDEPVTMYEPARYVLSGGGKRIRPVLVMLACQAVGGDPMDAVDAGVAVEILHNFTLVHDDIMDRADTRRGRETVHRKWDENIAILVGDELMGIAYKTLLNTEKGDVRMMTRVFTDGVIEVCEGQSYDKEFENLPSVTEEQYLMMIGKKTGWLVAISAEIGAIIGGAHEKERAALLEYARCVGRAFQVQDDLLDIVADERTLGKPIGGDIIEGKKTWLLVNALQRAEGDDLALLQSVATRQATHEGLVHRVKSIYERIGVLDSAREKIAHDTAAAAAALQELEDNEGRSMLGWLAQMLLERKH
- a CDS encoding HPr family phosphocarrier protein: MIEREITIKNRTGLHTRPAATLVKTAARFASEFYIKKDDFEINGKSIIGVMTLAAEQGSTLRLTFEGADEDEMADAVTELFENGFGEL
- the ptsP gene encoding phosphoenolpyruvate--protein phosphotransferase, which translates into the protein MNTEAKEIILKGLPSSGGIAMGPAYVYEREEVYVTERILSESELLLEGKLLEDALERSRQEVQKIIRFAREKLNEEAASIFEAQLAMLDDPVMLSALQSRLREEKKNADFLIYDELKKYKSMLGDADDELLRDRVTDLDEVGQRIMRNLQKKRLHSTVEGEHVIIASQLTPSDTILFSRNDVLGYATDLGGITSHAAILARSLKIPAVTALQQSMELIRTGDEVILDGQRGLVIVNPSEEHREEYRLKLENIAQFEADLKGLGDLPCETQDGHKVELSANAEFINELEYVVTQGSKGIGLYRTEHLYIEKGDFPSEQEQYVEYSEIAHMMYPQPVIFRTFDIGGDKLLDSDVAESNPFLGWRGIRMMLDKPVIFRQQLRALLRASTMKNIKIMFPMISGVTEIEEVLEMLEDVKTELRGEGVAFDEHMELGLMIEVPSAVFVADELAKHVSFFSIGTNDLVQYLMAVDRNNELIADLYQEFHPAVLRAIRTTVETGHANGLWVGMCGEMAGNPLATPLLLGLGLDEFSMVPSVIPEVKTIIRSTSYKEARKVAAEALRKSSARDVRSYLSAYMHQRFPELFATMVNGLGRHEEHGA